A segment of the Carya illinoinensis cultivar Pawnee chromosome 1, C.illinoinensisPawnee_v1, whole genome shotgun sequence genome:
TGATGTGTTCTTGGTCAGGCGCACCTATACTCATTCCTAGACGTGCTCAGTCGTTGGGATTATGTGGCAGGAATTGTTCTTGTCCTTACTTACGGAGACCTATTTGCCAATGAGAGTGTCAGATAATTCATGTTCGTCACgtgctttttaaattaatatatcatataaattaatttaattttatatgatatattaaatttattttataataaaaataattttataatataatatatcatattaaattatatcaatttataaatatattcttATAAAATTCGTTACtaaaacatttatatatatttatatatatatataatgaattttatttagttggatataatattagatataagaGACAAGagaatctagaaggagaagaataCAAATTAAAGAAGCCTGTGAACAAATGAAGTGGGAGATTCTCCCACCCTTATCATTACAAGTGGACACTGGACAGAGTTTAGCATCTCGACGTCCGTTCTAACCACACAAAAGTATCGATAATAAACGCCATTGGGCGTATCATTGTAATAGAAATTTTCACCATATCTaaccaaataatattttaaaatcataaaaaaaaagtgcaatGATTAAAGATAAGGCAAGTGCGCATCTTGGCCTTTTTATATGTTTGGGATTTCTAAACAATACAAGCAACTTGCTCGTATGTATCCTTTTCTTCTCTaatttctctcttcctctctctctcagtcttttttttttttttttagcaatttaataattaaattttactactTATCTTCACCGTAAActatgcttattttattttattttttattttattttttaaaattaattaaattattctacttattatctatacataatatatttgataagagaaaaaaataaaataaaaattatatataatatatgatgtgAAGATAatcaatataaaataatctatacacatttcattattataatttttttaaatttatcataaaaaatgaaGTTGATGAAAGTTTTGACCATCTGTAAGAGAAAAGATAACAATGTGTAAAAGAACGAAGAAAAAACAAGAATGTCAAAATGGCCAGCACATCGATATGAAGCACGGGCAACGAAGGTGATGAAAAAGGGAGGAGAGGAGGTGTCAGGCGAGAGAGCAGATTGCAGCTTGGCTTGATACTTGATAGAGAAGAGGGGAGAGACGAATGAAGTGCCGGGCCAGAGAGAAGAGAGACTTGAGTTTGGAGACGATTCACTTATTACTTACTAGTGATCCGATTGACACGTAGGGCGTGAGGTGGGAAATTTCTAAACCGGGTAATGAGAAGAATACATATTTCAATATGAGCATCAATCCAAAGTTAACATAGGAAGAAGGGCCGAATGACCCAACATCAGAAAGGAAAaagctatctttttatttgtcgataaataataataataataataaaatccaataaaGTTGTTCGTGAGGATCATTGTTATGATTAAAAATTAGTCGTTCGTGAGGGTCATTGCGATGATTAAAATTTTGCGACTCAAATAATTTCAAACAGGACAAAAAACGATTGAGAAAGCAAATTGCCTCAATTATTTAGGTCCTATTTAGATTTAAAGTTgatcttaattcatctcattttattttatttaataattataattttttttaaatttttatataaaatataataaataattaaaatttttcaaatcttataacaataataatattaaaaaataatattttattcaactttcatctcaactcatttcatatcTTCTCATTATCTAGATCTAATCTTAATGTAAATTTCGAGAGTGGTAACAATTTAGAGGTTATTTGAATAGTAAGACGAGATGTGATGGTtgtagataaaagtttaaaagttaaataaaatattgttaaaatattattattattttgagatttaaaaaataaattatttattatattttatataaaaattttaaaaaaataataataaaataatataaaataaaatatatttaagaatttttctcaattcaaaCGAGAACGATCTAAACCAATTGATTGACATGAGAAAGtatttttaagattattattattattattattattattattgaggaTGACGGGTGCATGAATGACCAAAGTTGTGGACTGTCAAAAAATGACCAAAGTTGGAGTATAGTGATGGTAGAGTCCACATTCGTTTAAACAACTTGATTGTATATGTACAAAAACTATACGGTGGGAAAACATATTTAAAGTGATGCATGGAGAGAACGCATGGGCAGTGCCCACTGGGACTGGGACTGTCTGTtttcatcttttcctttttgtggtGCATAAGAGTTGCGCCGTTTGGTTCTAGAGTGTAATAAGATTAActtagtttaatttaattttaatctgaatttaatatttaaatacataattctcaaatcactaaattcattttaatttaaaatatttttatatgtgaaatctatgatattttttaaaacaacacATCTTTATACGTTAGATCCAtaaccttttttaattttctatcaagattttgattttcattccgTTTCGACCAGAATAGTTAGAATTTGTCGTTTCAGTGTAGTGTTCGATACACTTTACTACtccgttttgttttgtttcaaaTTCCGGTCATTTCGGTCATGTTTCAACCATTCTGGtcaaattttgattattttgatcaattggGCGTTTCGATCCCCGTTCGtttcgattttttttataattttattttatttagatgatatttttgtaaattttaaatccatattgtatttaattaattctaaaatataaaatgtatttatataattttagtttttttataacttttacctcattcttttcttttttttaaatatcactattttttataatttatctattctttttttttttttaatctcaacccaagtatatgattttttcaacatatattcattttataaattttcaattcttccatacatatatatatacatatacatgatatacacttatatatatatttattctattagttattagtttatatatacatacatatataatatataattaattccaaaacggtacaccgaaatgtgaccggtatcgaaatatttcgtttcagtgCTTAATCGAAACAATCATCGAAATGgtattcaaaattttgttttctataaataaatttaaactcatattaatatctaaatattcaTCTTTGATagattcaataaaaattaattcacaatctcaatttattactattaataaaaaaacccaATTCGATATTTTTGGTGGGGTTTGGATACGAGCGTTTTTGTTGTCTATGATTCTTACCTATGCCAATTGTAGGCAAAACTCCAATGTCCTTGTTGGGCCTCAATTTAAAACAGCAAAAAACCTCTTTACCCCTTAAGATTGACTGCCTAGTTTGACCGCTAGgtaaaaatatatcttttttatttaataattaagaaaataattttaaatatattaatatatttttttacttaataattaagaaaaaaaaaatagccggACATACCGCCCAGCTGTATGAATGGGGCGGCATAGTAGCCGGACCCATTCAGAACTTCTTTTCGGGTTCATCTATCTTAATTGTTAAATTTATGCTATTTGACAGTTGAATGTGATTGAAAGGTATAATCTTTCagatttagtaatttaaaacaCCATTAATGCAATATATGCACTTTCCCAACTCTTTCCCAAAAGTCGACTTCAACATAGATCATTGTCATATGCTATATACTTCGtcattattatatatctttCGCTACTGGTGCCACAAAAAAAACTCTCTGCACAGCTGTCGTACGAAATTCAGATATtagaaagaaatattttgataataatatatattttaatatatcgtTTCGAAATAATCGCtacatgataaattatatatatacaattatatatttatatattaaaaactatatcccaaattaaaattaaattaaaaaaaaaatggatctaTACCCTAAAGCATCATCATCTACTTGCATCATGAACTGAACCTTTAGTTcaaaactaaagtttttgaaaaaaccGCATCTAGTGCTCAGTGAAGGTTCAATCCAGAACAGCCCGGGGTTGTAAACTTGTAGGTTCCTTTACGCTTGAaaacacacccccccccccccccccccccccccccccccccccccccccgggggtgAAGAAATGGAGAAATGGGATAATTTCTATGACAAAAAGAGGGAAGAAAGGCTGAACAAAATGATAATGAGCTCACTAGAAAACCATAGATTCAGACCGACAAATCACTCTGGAAACAACTGGAATGATTTCTTTGACTTTTATACAGCAGTATTGAATgagttaaattttacaaaagtagATAATCTACAAAGCATACATTCTTTACCTATAAAGCATTGCGAGACCAGACGGCGGATGTTGCAAAACAGATGTGGCGTGGAGCAACATGAGGCTCAAGCTGCGCCGGTGTGGAGGTGGCGTCGGCACCACTTGTTGGAGTGTGGATACAGATACAGAAATCTTTTTATAGAACTGGGATTTGATTCTGAATTTCTGAGTTCGCAGAGACGGGTTATAAACCAGAAAAATAGAAATGAGGAGAAGATTACGAAAATGCCATGAGtttcatattatttatgaaaatgcCATGCTCATAGTTTTCGGATGGAATCATCTTCCAACCAAAATATAGGAATTAGGCCGGAATGAACGACCAGAATATTACCTGGTATGAAACACCCACCTACACCAAAATTCCGGCCCGGAACTATAAACTTCGATCATGACACAGAAATAGGAGCTGCCGTAGAAAACAGGGCTTATGCCAAGCGAATgttccaatttcaaaacaacAGAAAACAATATATATGTTCGCAACAGAACAATAATACAGCAAATGCTAATCTACTAGCTGGGAATTAATCTTTAGAACTCACCACCACCGCTCAAAACAAGCGAAGGATCAAACTATCACAAACTGGTAACCAGGCACTGGAACAAGCAAAATTAGATTGCACAGCTCTGAAAATTGGGGTTGCAACATACCATTCTATCTTTCATCCCCCAGgtaatttatcaaaaattcTACATAGAGCACAGTCCTGTTCAAATGTACcaacccctttttttttataagttcaaATGTACCAACTATGATGGCATCAGAGGTTCTAAATATGTCATGAATCATCTTCACCAGCTTCAGCGGCAGCTATCTCAGAATCCAACTTGTTTATTAGCTGTTCACTTACGTGCTTTGCCACAGAAATCATGTCGAGAATGATGCTAGGATCTAGGCCTGCACCACCTCGTTTAGTTAGACCACAAATGTGTCCTTTCCTGTTGACAGATATAGAGACCGCAGAGCTCATTTGGGATTCCTCTTCTGATGTGGCATCTACTATATAGTGCCTACCCACCTTTAAAGTAAAAGGAAATATTTAACGATGCAATTTGTAGcttacataaattttatatgttttataacTAAAAGTGTGATTTTGTCACCTTTGTTAAGGTAACTATGACAGGGATGTCTGATGTGTCAAACTGCAGAAATTCTTCGTCACTAATGTCAACCTCTGGTTGCTCATCGCCTGAAGCACCAGCTGCCACAAGAACCCTTGGAATGCCGGTATTGCTCAAAGCAGCCTTCAGATACAAAATTAATAACATACATTAGTTTTCGGTTTCCAATGGCAGCAAAATCAACTACATAAACTGCCTCTGATCATGATAGGTTGTTTTAGGAGACTAAcgccaaaattttaaatttatactgCCATCAAAGCCTGTTTGAATTCTGCAGATATATTAGGAAAACTTATAAGAAAGGAGGGACCCAAGTGAATTTGAAGTTCAACAAATCCCATTTCTACATGTTTCAAGCACATGACATACAGCTTATGGAGTTATGgtttcattaataatatttaatctaTTGATTAAAATTGTCATTGtcagatttaattaaaaaagaatttcaaTTGCAAATATATAATTGTATAGAGAGAAAAACCACCTTAATGGCAGCACCTAGGGCATCCAGTAGATTCCCATCTGAACTAATGACGAGGCAATCAATATAAAGACCCCAGCACATCTTCCCCTCCACAACTATTAGAGATGAGAGATCAATTCCAGCCCCTGGGAAAAGTTAAATAGGACCCCTCTATTATCAACTCAAGTAAAGCAAGAACCTAATTCAAAAAGCACGTTCTAGGGCAAACAACCTAAATGATAGAAAGCAGATGGTTACTTCTCTTGCTCTAATTAAATTCATACCAGCTCCACTTTTACCACCCAAGAGACAACACTGAAGAGCAACCGAGAGGTCTGTCGACAACTCATCACCCCCTCTTCCCTGCGTAAAATGTAAGATatagaaattaattttacaatatgtacAACATGTTTTGGACACCCACCACCCACACACAACCACGggaaacaaatgaaagaaactAAAAAGTAAAGACGAGCGACCACATAGGGCTAAGTAATGAATCACGTTGGAATAATCAAACTGGATTCTTTAAGAGACTATTTTATATAATGActccttttttatatttattacaaagaatcagaaaagaaaaaagaagtctACATGCGCTcaatcaccaaaaaaaaaaataaagaagaattcAGAAAATCACCGTACACAACCTCAAACATTGGTGCTGCAGTTGGGCTACAATCAACATAAATGGAGACCTTTCCTTTGTCAGGTTGCAATGAACTTGGCTTCCCAAGTTCAGCCTGCATTTAAAGAAATTAGTAGGCAACATATTGCAAGTATTCACCAGAAGATATTCCAACAGGCCCGAAATTGTTAGTAACTGTTGGCAATTGTCACTTAAGAAACGCACATAGTTGATCCAGCATCCAGTAGATGAAATACCTTCACACTGGAAATAACATCTGTTGCCCCCATCCTGACTCTTGCCGAACCATTTGCCTGCAATGAAGTCCAAGGAAAATTACAATTACATCAAAACATAAGAAGTTAATTCAGTTTGTATgctagaaaacaaaataaaccgGTGTAGAAGAAATAATTTCCGATGCTTTAATGAGGTAAGCCACAAAGAAACTCAAATGAGACATAAATTCCAACTGATTGATTCAGCAGAGGAATTATTTTATGCATTTAGACAACATTCCAATGATGAATTGGAAAGAATATTATACCTGAGGTATAACTCCAGTTTCAACAGAAACAGGCCGGTAAGTTAATCTTTTCCGACCATCAGAGCGAAGATCTTGAGCAATGCCACCCTGTATGAAGTTCTTCTCTCCAAGAGACAGTCCCCCCATTCCTGCACACAGATACAATCGGCATCAAAGGATTATacaagaaagcaaaagaaacGGAAAATGGAGGAGGAAACCCTTTGGTGTTAAGAAAGACAAATTCAAGTCTTTTATAACATTCGATATCGCACTTCGCATATATCATTTCTCGAGAGGAAATTGGGGGGAGGGGGTGTTGGAGGTTTGCTCTTGACAGTCTTACTTATATGAGAGTACGAATAGAGGTTGTTTGGTAGGGAAAATTTAGTTAGCTTCTTCTACGAGCTTCGAGCGTTTTCCGGCAACAGAGA
Coding sequences within it:
- the LOC122279571 gene encoding exosome complex component RRP42 isoform X1: MRRMGGLSLGEKNFIQGGIAQDLRSDGRKRLTYRPVSVETGVIPQANGSARVRMGATDVISSVKAELGKPSSLQPDKGKVSIYVDCSPTAAPMFEGRGGDELSTDLSVALQCCLLGGKSGAGAGIDLSSLIVVEGKMCWGLYIDCLVISSDGNLLDALGAAIKAALSNTGIPRVLVAAGASGDEQPEVDISDEEFLQFDTSDIPVIVTLTKVGRHYIVDATSEEESQMSSAVSISVNRKGHICGLTKRGGAGLDPSIILDMISVAKHVSEQLINKLDSEIAAAEAGEDDS
- the LOC122279571 gene encoding exosome complex component RRP42 isoform X2, with the translated sequence MGGLSLGEKNFIQGGIAQDLRSDGRKRLTYRPVSVETGVIPQANGSARVRMGATDVISSVKAELGKPSSLQPDKGKVSIYVDCSPTAAPMFEGRGGDELSTDLSVALQCCLLGGKSGAGAGIDLSSLIVVEGKMCWGLYIDCLVISSDGNLLDALGAAIKAALSNTGIPRVLVAAGASGDEQPEVDISDEEFLQFDTSDIPVIVTLTKVGRHYIVDATSEEESQMSSAVSISVNRKGHICGLTKRGGAGLDPSIILDMISVAKHVSEQLINKLDSEIAAAEAGEDDS